One genomic region from Candidatus Endomicrobiellum trichonymphae encodes:
- the coaD gene encoding pantetheine-phosphate adenylyltransferase: protein MTKGILAVYPGSFDPPTNGHLDIIIRASHLFPKITIAVTKSINKKHIFSLQERINLLQKIIKNLKNVKVASFSGLLANYLAKINSFVLIRGLRALSDFEYEFQMALMNRNLNKKIETIFLMPDQSYTFLSSGMVREIAMLGGDTKDFVPECVKIELKKRSLDLLKDNFIE from the coding sequence ATGACAAAAGGAATTTTGGCAGTCTATCCGGGAAGTTTTGACCCGCCCACAAACGGACATTTAGATATAATAATAAGGGCTTCGCATCTATTCCCAAAAATAACAATTGCGGTAACAAAAAGTATAAACAAAAAACATATATTCTCCTTGCAAGAAAGAATTAATTTGCTACAAAAAATTATAAAGAACTTGAAAAATGTAAAAGTAGCATCTTTTTCTGGTCTCTTGGCAAATTACCTTGCAAAAATTAATTCTTTTGTGCTAATAAGAGGATTAAGAGCTCTTTCTGATTTTGAATATGAGTTTCAAATGGCTTTGATGAATAGAAACCTAAACAAGAAAATTGAGACAATATTCTTAATGCCGGATCAGTCTTATACATTTCTTTCTTCAGGCATGGTAAGAGAAATTGCAATGCTCGGAGGAGATACTAAAGATTTTGTACCCGAATGCGTTAAAA